One genomic region from Mycoplasmoides pirum ATCC 25960 encodes:
- the argF gene encoding ornithine carbamoyltransferase, translating into MPVNLKGRSLDSALNFTTQEIKYLVDLSISLKKSKYQGLHVNNRPLVGKNIVILFQKDSTRTMCSFQVAAADLGASCTYIGSAGSNFGKKESVEDTAKVLGRFYDGIEFRCFKQTDVDKFVKHSGVPVWNGLSDQEHPTQIIADLMTMKEQLGELEGKKIVFAGDIKNNMGISCLIAAAHYGMHIVLAGPASYAKEINPEIIAKAQKLFNVNGGSLSFEEDKIKAATNADVIYTDVWVSLGEDFALFPQRIKELKPFQVDMAMIKAANPNVIFLHCLPAFHDDQTEFSMKIKNEFGAEHKEVATGAMEVTDEVFQSKYNKCFDQAENRMHSIKAIILATLGY; encoded by the coding sequence ATGCCAGTTAATTTAAAAGGCAGAAGCCTAGATAGTGCTTTGAACTTTACTACACAAGAAATCAAATATTTAGTTGATTTATCTATTTCTTTAAAAAAATCTAAATACCAAGGATTACATGTTAACAATCGTCCATTGGTTGGTAAAAACATTGTTATCTTATTCCAAAAAGATTCAACAAGAACTATGTGTTCATTCCAAGTTGCAGCTGCTGATTTAGGTGCATCTTGTACTTACATTGGTTCTGCAGGTTCTAACTTTGGTAAAAAAGAATCTGTTGAAGATACTGCTAAAGTATTAGGTCGTTTCTATGATGGTATTGAATTTAGATGTTTCAAACAAACAGATGTTGATAAGTTTGTTAAGCATTCAGGTGTACCAGTTTGAAATGGTTTAAGTGATCAAGAACACCCAACTCAAATCATTGCAGACTTAATGACAATGAAAGAACAATTAGGTGAATTAGAAGGTAAAAAAATTGTTTTTGCTGGAGACATCAAAAACAACATGGGAATTAGTTGTCTAATTGCTGCTGCTCACTATGGTATGCACATAGTTCTTGCAGGTCCTGCTAGCTATGCAAAAGAAATTAATCCAGAAATTATTGCAAAAGCTCAAAAATTATTCAATGTTAATGGTGGTTCATTATCTTTTGAAGAAGATAAGATTAAAGCTGCAACTAATGCTGATGTAATTTACACAGATGTATGAGTTTCATTGGGTGAAGACTTCGCTTTATTCCCACAAAGAATTAAAGAATTAAAACCATTCCAAGTAGATATGGCAATGATTAAAGCTGCTAATCCAAATGTAATATTCTTACACTGTTTACCAGCATTCCATGATGATCAAACAGAATTTTCAATGAAAATTAAAAATGAATTTGGTGCAGAACACAAAGAAGTTGCTACAGGAGCAATGGAAGTAACTGATGAAGTGTTCCAATCTAAATACAACAAATGTTTTGATCAAGCAGAAAATCGTATGCACTCAATTAAAGCAATTATTCTTGCAACATTAGGTTATTAA
- a CDS encoding restriction endonuclease subunit S, which produces MGVNLMKDYLLNNLHKCEYKKLKDVAKITRGQRITKKELNNNEKYEVYHGSKNTPLGFYHDWNAPKDSIIIVNTGGVGGVKYLDKNFWCSDGSFWIKSIENLSNKYLYYYLALYENYFENQKRVGGVPTIDRKIIENLQIPIPPIEIQNKIIFILDKFTELEAELEAELEAELEARIKQYQYYRDYLLNNLHKHKFTKFQKLENLVNYIQPIKYIVKSTKYNNNYDIPVLTPGKSFVLGYTNENEGIYNASKKNPIILFDDFICSFHWVDFPFKVKSSACKILVPNLQNINFKFIFYFMKTLKLDVREHTRKWIKNFSQFLIPIPPIEIQNKIVQILDKFSDLVNDISSGIPKEIELRKKQYEYYRNKLLTFE; this is translated from the coding sequence ATGGGTGTAAATTTAATGAAAGATTATTTACTTAATAATTTGCATAAATGTGAATATAAAAAATTAAAAGATGTTGCAAAAATAACACGAGGTCAAAGAATAACAAAGAAAGAATTAAACAATAATGAAAAATATGAAGTTTATCACGGAAGCAAAAACACTCCTCTAGGTTTTTATCATGATTGAAATGCGCCTAAAGATTCCATCATTATAGTCAACACAGGTGGAGTCGGTGGAGTTAAATATCTAGATAAAAATTTTTGATGCTCCGATGGCTCATTTTGAATTAAAAGTATTGAAAATTTAAGTAATAAATATCTTTATTACTATTTAGCTCTATATGAAAATTATTTTGAAAATCAAAAAAGAGTTGGAGGCGTTCCAACAATTGATAGAAAAATTATAGAAAATCTTCAAATTCCCATTCCACCAATTGAAATTCAAAATAAAATTATATTTATATTAGATAAATTTACAGAACTAGAAGCAGAACTAGAAGCAGAACTAGAAGCAGAACTAGAAGCAAGAATCAAACAGTATCAATATTATAGAGATTATTTACTTAATAATTTGCATAAGCATAAATTTACAAAATTTCAAAAACTTGAAAACCTTGTTAATTATATTCAACCTATCAAATATATTGTTAAATCAACTAAATACAATAATAATTATGACATTCCAGTATTAACCCCCGGAAAATCTTTTGTTTTAGGTTATACAAATGAGAATGAAGGAATTTATAATGCAAGTAAAAAAAATCCAATAATTTTATTTGATGATTTTATTTGTTCGTTCCATTGAGTAGATTTCCCTTTTAAAGTAAAATCATCTGCTTGCAAAATTTTAGTTCCAAATTTGCAAAATATAAACTTTAAGTTTATTTTTTATTTTATGAAAACTTTAAAATTAGATGTAAGAGAACACACTCGAAAATGAATAAAAAATTTTTCACAATTTTTAATTCCCATACCACCAATTGAAATTCAAAATAAAATAGTTCAAATTCTAGATAAATTTAGTGATTTAGTTAACGATATTAGTTCAGGTATACCCAAAGAAATAGAACTAAGAAAAAAACAATATGAATATTACAGA
- a CDS encoding adenylosuccinate synthase: MKSNSLLIFGAQFGDEGKGKFTEILANDYDYIVRYQGGDNAGHSIQIKNKKYALRLIPSGIFYSNKISVIGNGVVINLETLINELDYLKKNKVKIGKLYISDRAHIITDYHILMDEVNEKMKGNNLIGTTKRGIGPCYADKINRVGIRTCDLFDLKTLEKKIKNALLDKNIFLKHFKYKSFSAKDLANKYFKLGQKIKLFVTDTKNLLNNAIKNNKKILFEGAQGGMLDLDFGTYPFVTSSNPLSCVYSGSGLGLNKVNSILGIVKAYLSRVGSGPMPTEINDSIAEEIRKNGNEYGTVTKRPRRIGWIDLVALKHTLEISGCKEIAITLLDVLDFQKKIKVCIGYKLNNKKIDYVPANESDYEKCIPIYKTFNGWNKSINKLTKYEQLPKECSTYINFLKKYLKVKIRFVSVGPDKTQTIVVGDK, encoded by the coding sequence ATGAAATCAAACTCTTTATTAATATTTGGCGCACAATTTGGCGATGAAGGTAAAGGAAAATTTACAGAGATTTTAGCTAATGATTATGACTATATTGTTAGATATCAAGGTGGGGATAATGCTGGACATAGTATTCAAATAAAAAATAAAAAATATGCATTAAGATTAATTCCTTCAGGAATTTTTTATTCAAATAAAATATCAGTTATTGGAAATGGTGTTGTCATCAATTTAGAAACATTAATAAATGAATTAGATTATCTTAAAAAGAATAAAGTAAAAATAGGCAAATTATATATTTCAGATCGTGCTCATATTATTACTGATTATCATATCCTAATGGATGAAGTAAATGAAAAAATGAAAGGTAATAATTTAATAGGTACAACCAAACGGGGTATTGGTCCTTGTTATGCTGATAAAATAAATCGAGTTGGAATTAGAACATGTGATTTATTTGATTTAAAAACTCTAGAAAAGAAGATTAAAAATGCTTTATTAGATAAAAATATTTTTTTAAAACATTTTAAATATAAATCGTTTAGTGCAAAAGATTTAGCTAATAAATATTTTAAATTAGGGCAAAAAATAAAATTGTTTGTAACTGATACAAAAAATTTATTAAATAACGCAATTAAAAATAATAAAAAAATCTTATTTGAAGGTGCACAAGGCGGAATGTTAGATTTAGATTTTGGAACTTATCCATTCGTAACATCAAGCAATCCTTTGTCATGTGTTTATTCAGGATCGGGTTTAGGTTTAAATAAAGTTAATTCTATTTTAGGAATAGTTAAAGCATACTTATCAAGAGTTGGTTCTGGACCAATGCCTACAGAAATAAATGATTCTATTGCTGAAGAAATTCGTAAAAATGGCAATGAATATGGAACTGTAACTAAAAGACCTAGAAGAATAGGTTGAATTGATTTAGTTGCATTAAAACATACATTAGAAATATCAGGATGCAAAGAAATAGCGATTACACTTTTGGATGTCTTAGATTTTCAAAAGAAAATTAAAGTTTGTATAGGTTATAAACTGAATAATAAAAAAATTGATTATGTGCCTGCAAATGAATCAGATTATGAAAAGTGCATACCTATTTATAAAACATTTAATGGATGAAATAAATCTATAAATAAATTAACTAAATATGAACAATTACCTAAAGAATGTTCAACTTATATAAATTTTTTAAAAAAATATTTAAAAGTAAAAATTCGTTTTGTTTCTGTAGGTCCTGATAAAACTCAAACAATTGTTGTCGGTGATAAATAA
- the rpmB gene encoding 50S ribosomal protein L28, which produces MARRDELTNKGPLGGNSRSHALNITKRRWHLNLQNVKVKTEDGKVAKVKVSARTIRTLRKQNRLA; this is translated from the coding sequence ATGGCAAGACGGGATGAATTAACTAATAAAGGTCCACTTGGTGGCAATAGTCGTTCTCACGCTTTAAATATTACTAAACGTCGTTGACATTTAAATTTACAAAATGTAAAAGTTAAAACTGAAGATGGCAAAGTTGCTAAAGTTAAAGTTAGCGCTCGCACAATTAGAACTTTAAGAAAACAAAATCGTTTAGCTTAA
- a CDS encoding type I restriction-modification system subunit M, giving the protein MLWGGVLSDNHIKGIFGNIDFNSTNLGDTLIKRNENLFKIMSQIKNIDLGKFEDKTIDIFGDAYEFLMGMYASKAGKSGGEYFTPQEVSRLLTLLAIGNKTKINEIYDPACGSGSLLLQAEKILGHENVRDGFYGQESEPITYNLCRMNMFLHNVNYSKFNIYLGDTLIEPKQPINKKFEVIVSNPPYSIKWKGDDDLLLLNDERYSVVGVLAPKSKADYAFILHSLHILDDKGAASIVCFPGIFYRGGVEFKIRKYLVDNNFIDLIIALPENLFYGTTISTNIMVLSKCKIGKKIMFIDASQLYVKETNQNKLSEDNIQKILKTFLQKNEIEHFSRLVDIDEIENNNYDLSVGNYVQAENLNKKEVIDINELNLSIKEISNKNNKLRNQIDLLLKELEK; this is encoded by the coding sequence ATGTTGTGGGGGGGGGTGTTATCAGATAACCATATAAAAGGTATATTTGGTAACATCGATTTCAATTCCACTAATTTAGGTGACACATTAATTAAAAGAAATGAAAATCTTTTTAAGATTATGTCTCAAATAAAAAATATTGATTTAGGGAAATTTGAAGACAAAACAATTGATATATTTGGTGATGCATATGAATTTTTAATGGGAATGTATGCATCAAAAGCTGGTAAATCTGGAGGTGAATATTTTACACCCCAAGAAGTTAGTAGATTATTAACATTACTTGCAATCGGCAATAAAACAAAAATTAATGAAATTTATGATCCCGCTTGTGGTTCAGGTTCTTTATTATTACAAGCAGAAAAAATTTTAGGTCATGAAAATGTAAGAGATGGATTTTATGGTCAAGAATCAGAACCAATAACTTATAACCTATGTAGAATGAATATGTTTTTACATAATGTTAATTATTCTAAATTCAATATTTATTTGGGCGACACATTAATTGAACCTAAACAACCCATAAATAAAAAATTTGAAGTCATAGTTTCTAATCCGCCATATTCAATTAAATGAAAAGGTGATGATGATCTTTTATTATTAAATGATGAAAGATATTCAGTTGTTGGAGTGTTGGCGCCCAAATCAAAAGCTGATTATGCTTTTATTTTGCATTCTTTGCATATACTAGATGATAAAGGCGCAGCATCCATTGTTTGTTTTCCGGGAATTTTTTATCGTGGTGGGGTGGAATTTAAAATAAGAAAATATTTAGTTGATAATAACTTTATTGATTTAATTATTGCTTTACCTGAAAACTTGTTTTATGGAACTACAATTAGCACTAACATTATGGTTTTATCTAAATGTAAAATAGGTAAAAAAATAATGTTTATTGATGCTAGCCAACTTTATGTTAAAGAAACCAATCAAAATAAATTATCTGAAGATAACATTCAAAAAATTTTAAAAACATTTTTACAAAAAAACGAAATCGAACATTTTTCTAGATTAGTAGATATTGATGAGATTGAAAACAATAATTACGATTTAAGTGTGGGTAATTATGTTCAAGCAGAAAATTTAAATAAAAAAGAGGTTATAGATATAAATGAATTAAATTTATCAATTAAAGAAATAAGTAACAAAAATAATAAATTGCGTAATCAAATTGATTTGTTGCTAAAAGAGTTGGAAAAGTAG
- a CDS encoding IspD/TarI family cytidylyltransferase, with protein MNYAIILAAGNSKRLKLEKPKQFTKILNDSTILELAIKNFFIPQIDFILIVANKKYLKETKNIIKKLNKNNIEICLGGSTRNISLKNGIKWLKNNKNLNDNDVIITHDSARIFLNKKIILNNISLTKKHGACTTVVNCKDTISQIDKKEITKVLNRKNCLIQQTPQCFNWKNAQKAFLNSDNKLLNKYTDACGLLKHYKIKIYTTKGDYQNFKITDYNDLLFAKYLLS; from the coding sequence ATGAATTATGCTATCATCTTGGCTGCAGGCAACAGTAAAAGATTAAAATTAGAAAAACCAAAACAATTTACTAAGATTTTGAATGATTCCACTATTTTAGAATTAGCTATAAAAAATTTTTTTATTCCACAAATAGATTTTATTTTAATTGTTGCCAATAAAAAATATTTAAAAGAAACTAAGAATATAATTAAAAAATTGAACAAAAACAATATTGAAATTTGTTTAGGTGGTTCAACACGAAATATATCTTTAAAAAATGGAATAAAATGATTAAAAAATAACAAAAATTTAAATGATAATGATGTAATTATTACCCATGATTCAGCAAGAATTTTTTTGAACAAAAAAATTATTTTAAACAATATATCATTAACAAAAAAACATGGAGCCTGTACAACAGTTGTGAACTGCAAAGATACAATATCTCAAATTGATAAAAAAGAAATAACTAAAGTTTTAAATCGAAAAAATTGTTTGATCCAACAAACTCCTCAATGTTTTAATTGAAAAAATGCCCAAAAAGCTTTCTTAAATTCAGACAATAAATTATTAAATAAATATACAGATGCTTGTGGTTTATTGAAACACTATAAAATAAAAATATATACAACAAAAGGTGATTATCAAAATTTTAAAATTACTGATTACAATGATTTACTTTTTGCTAAATATTTGTTGTCGTAA
- a CDS encoding type I restriction-modification system subunit M N-terminal domain-containing protein yields MNEIKEIKSNNQKLELFKNIWKIADDLRGKVNGWDFKNYILSFLFYRYISENIADYINEQQTNKNYYETLSDTKIEKKHIEQIVNIKGFFIKPSELFINVYESAKENRENLNEILTNIFKNIENSPNVVGGGVIR; encoded by the coding sequence ATGAATGAAATTAAAGAAATAAAAAGTAACAATCAAAAACTTGAATTGTTTAAAAATATTTGAAAAATTGCAGATGATCTTAGAGGTAAAGTTAATGGTTGAGACTTTAAAAATTACATTTTAAGTTTTTTATTTTATCGTTACATATCTGAAAACATTGCCGATTACATTAATGAACAGCAAACTAACAAAAATTATTATGAAACACTTTCAGATACAAAAATTGAAAAAAAACATATAGAACAAATTGTCAACATTAAAGGTTTTTTTATAAAACCATCAGAATTGTTTATAAATGTATATGAAAGTGCAAAAGAAAATAGAGAAAATTTAAACGAAATTTTGACAAACATTTTTAAAAACATAGAAAACAGTCCAAATGTTGTGGGGGGGGGTGTTATCAGATAA
- the purB gene encoding adenylosuccinate lyase has product MISRYAIKEIDLLCSDTEKLKRWAQVELAIIYGLHKHKIITKKEFHELTSNLKWNLELTKKHEEEVKHDVFAFIMTLNELTKTKANKWIHYGVTSTDIVDTANGLLYQEINKLILKDLVVLINLIKKLAIKHENTIMLARTHGQSAEPTTLGLKFINWFDQLNRNKENFINATKLVEVGKISGAVGTHAHLPNLKFEKDVCKYLNLNAASTSTQVLSRDRHAQYFNSLILLISSISSFAHEIRLLALDDVNELSEGFEKNQKGSSAMPQKRNPISCENICGLARVIQGYSTTVYENITLWHERDISHSSTERILNQDFISLVLYIIRRFIKILDNLIVNKDQMIINLNKSTPKIYSQTIMLYLIKKHNLPRLEAYEIIKKLSSESLNLNELIERINEKISKPINLNDIKIYLRPTYHTRYLKDIIKSTINFWNK; this is encoded by the coding sequence ATGATTAGTCGATACGCAATAAAAGAAATAGATTTATTATGTAGCGATACAGAAAAATTAAAACGTTGAGCACAGGTTGAATTAGCAATTATTTATGGGTTGCACAAACATAAAATTATTACTAAAAAAGAATTTCATGAATTAACTTCAAATTTAAAATGAAATCTTGAATTAACTAAAAAACATGAAGAAGAAGTTAAGCATGATGTTTTTGCTTTCATAATGACGCTAAATGAATTAACAAAAACTAAAGCAAATAAGTGAATTCATTATGGAGTAACATCAACCGATATTGTTGATACAGCTAATGGGTTGTTATATCAAGAAATTAATAAGTTAATTTTAAAAGATTTAGTTGTTTTAATAAATTTAATAAAAAAATTAGCAATTAAACATGAAAATACAATCATGTTAGCTAGAACCCATGGGCAAAGTGCTGAACCAACAACATTAGGTTTAAAGTTTATTAATTGATTTGATCAATTAAATCGCAATAAAGAAAATTTTATTAATGCAACTAAATTAGTTGAAGTAGGAAAAATTAGTGGCGCTGTTGGCACACACGCTCATTTACCCAATTTAAAATTTGAAAAAGATGTTTGCAAATATTTAAATTTAAATGCTGCTTCAACTTCAACACAAGTTTTATCTCGAGATCGTCATGCACAATATTTTAATTCTTTAATATTGTTAATTAGTTCTATATCTAGTTTTGCTCATGAAATAAGATTATTAGCACTAGATGATGTTAATGAACTTAGTGAAGGATTTGAAAAAAATCAAAAAGGTTCGTCTGCAATGCCACAAAAAAGAAACCCTATTAGTTGTGAAAATATTTGTGGTCTAGCAAGAGTTATACAAGGTTATTCAACAACAGTATACGAAAATATTACTTTATGACATGAAAGAGATATTTCTCATTCTTCAACGGAAAGAATTTTAAATCAAGATTTCATAAGTTTAGTTTTATACATTATTAGAAGATTTATTAAAATTCTTGATAATCTAATTGTGAATAAAGATCAGATGATAATTAATTTAAATAAAAGCACACCTAAAATTTATTCTCAAACAATAATGCTTTATCTAATTAAAAAGCATAATTTACCTAGATTAGAAGCTTATGAAATTATTAAAAAATTATCTAGTGAATCTTTAAATTTAAATGAATTAATAGAGAGAATCAATGAAAAAATTTCAAAACCTATAAATCTAAATGATATTAAAATTTATTTAAGACCTACTTATCACACAAGATACTTAAAAGATATTATTAAATCAACAATTAATTTTTGGAATAAATAA
- a CDS encoding phosphoribosyltransferase, protein MTKNKIDPAIEKILFTYEEILAGIKKCANWINRKIKLDEEYIMINVLKGSLPFGGHLLPLIKGDIKLDFFSVSSYQTGTNQTIPRIILDTTNNVENKNVIIVEDIIDSGTTLKFLIEILKQRKAKSIILISLFHKKQNALHKFDIDMMSPLTLPNEWVVGFGLDCNNKWRNLPYLGILKKEYRTK, encoded by the coding sequence ATGACAAAAAACAAAATAGATCCAGCAATTGAAAAAATTTTATTTACTTATGAAGAAATTCTAGCAGGGATTAAAAAATGTGCAAATTGGATTAATAGAAAAATTAAACTTGATGAAGAATACATTATGATTAATGTTTTGAAAGGTTCATTACCATTTGGTGGTCATTTATTACCTTTAATAAAAGGTGATATTAAATTAGATTTTTTTAGTGTTAGTTCATATCAAACTGGCACTAATCAAACAATTCCTAGAATTATATTAGATACAACAAATAATGTTGAAAACAAAAATGTAATTATTGTTGAAGATATTATTGATAGTGGAACAACCTTGAAGTTTTTAATTGAAATACTAAAACAAAGAAAAGCGAAATCTATAATTCTGATTAGTTTATTTCATAAAAAACAAAACGCGTTACATAAATTTGATATAGATATGATGTCTCCATTAACATTACCTAATGAATGGGTTGTAGGTTTTGGGTTAGATTGCAACAATAAATGACGTAATTTACCTTATTTAGGTATATTAAAAAAAGAATATAGAACTAAATAA
- the arcC gene encoding carbamate kinase: MASKKIVIALGGNALGNTPEEQFKLVQLPAKKIAELAKLKYQVIVGHGNGPQVGMIYNAFADANNFNKKNPNVPFPEAGGMSQGYIGYHLTTALTNAYLDAKVKSEIVYFLTETIVDANDPAFKKPTKPVGPFYKTLAEAKAQNPGSTIVEDAGRGYRKVVASPTPVNFLGINTIKKAIAGGATVVVGGGGGIPIINKNKKFTGVDGVIDKDFALAKIADLVDADIFIVLTAVKYVAINFNKPNQKSLKNVTVKELQKHLKDNQFAAGSMKPKVEAAIKFVGKSKKRVAYIGDLNDLSKIIAGKSGTKVTA; the protein is encoded by the coding sequence ATGGCTTCAAAAAAAATTGTTATCGCTTTAGGTGGTAATGCTTTAGGAAACACTCCTGAAGAACAATTCAAATTAGTTCAATTACCAGCTAAAAAAATTGCTGAATTAGCAAAACTTAAATATCAAGTTATTGTAGGACATGGTAATGGTCCACAAGTTGGTATGATTTACAATGCATTTGCAGATGCAAATAATTTCAACAAAAAAAATCCAAACGTCCCTTTCCCAGAAGCTGGTGGAATGAGTCAAGGTTATATTGGTTATCACTTGACTACTGCTTTAACTAATGCTTATTTGGATGCTAAAGTTAAAAGTGAAATTGTTTATTTCTTAACAGAAACAATTGTTGATGCAAATGATCCTGCATTTAAAAAACCTACTAAACCAGTTGGTCCTTTTTATAAAACTTTGGCAGAAGCTAAAGCACAAAATCCAGGAAGCACAATTGTAGAAGATGCTGGTCGTGGATACCGTAAAGTAGTTGCTAGTCCAACACCTGTTAATTTTTTAGGTATTAACACAATTAAAAAAGCAATAGCTGGTGGAGCAACTGTTGTTGTTGGTGGTGGCGGCGGAATTCCAATCATTAACAAAAATAAGAAATTTACTGGCGTTGATGGTGTTATTGATAAAGATTTTGCATTAGCTAAAATTGCTGATTTAGTTGATGCTGACATATTTATTGTATTGACTGCTGTTAAATATGTTGCAATTAACTTCAATAAACCAAATCAAAAATCTTTAAAAAATGTAACAGTTAAAGAATTACAAAAACATTTAAAAGACAACCAATTTGCTGCAGGTAGTATGAAACCAAAAGTTGAAGCTGCAATCAAATTTGTAGGTAAAAGCAAAAAACGTGTTGCCTACATTGGTGATTTAAATGATTTATCTAAAATTATTGCTGGTAAATCAGGAACTAAGGTTACTGCTTAA